From a region of the Gordonia sp. KTR9 genome:
- a CDS encoding helicase associated domain-containing protein — protein MRSERDSPAGRGRADERRFEAGIAHLHRYVAAHGSSSPPRGARIDGFPIDVWVTSRRTDYRKGRLSADRIERLETEFPDWRWSVRGAQFDVGVAHLRRYVATHGTSLVGQHEVVDGFALGQWVTNRRADYRKGRLPAERIEVFEREFPDWQWSPQAASSAAAFEAGVAHLHRYVAAYGTSSARHRAVIDGFAIGQWVANRRADYRRGTLPAERARRLEAEFDDWRWTVRAPHGLSHGARGPRSDEEVR, from the coding sequence ATGCGGAGCGAGCGTGACTCCCCCGCCGGCCGTGGTCGTGCGGACGAGCGACGATTCGAAGCGGGGATCGCCCACCTGCACCGCTACGTCGCCGCGCATGGTTCGAGCTCTCCCCCGCGCGGCGCGAGGATCGATGGGTTCCCGATCGACGTCTGGGTGACCAGCAGGCGCACCGACTACCGCAAGGGCCGACTGTCGGCCGACCGGATCGAACGGCTCGAGACCGAGTTCCCTGACTGGCGGTGGAGTGTGCGCGGCGCGCAGTTCGACGTCGGGGTGGCGCATCTGCGCCGCTACGTCGCCACCCACGGGACGAGCCTCGTGGGTCAGCACGAGGTGGTCGACGGATTCGCCCTCGGACAGTGGGTGACCAACCGTCGCGCCGACTACCGCAAAGGCCGACTGCCGGCGGAGCGGATCGAGGTGTTCGAGCGCGAGTTTCCGGACTGGCAGTGGTCGCCGCAGGCCGCGTCGTCCGCGGCCGCATTCGAGGCCGGGGTCGCGCACCTGCACCGCTACGTCGCCGCGTACGGCACCTCCAGCGCCCGCCATCGGGCTGTGATCGACGGATTCGCGATCGGGCAGTGGGTCGCCAACCGGCGTGCCGACTACCGTCGGGGCACGTTGCCGGCGGAGCGAGCACGTCGCCTGGAGGCCGAGTTCGACGACTGGCGATGGACGGTCCGCGCCCCACACGGGCTTAGCCACGGCGCGCGCGGACCCAGGAGTGATGAGGAGGTGCGATGA